A genomic region of bacterium contains the following coding sequences:
- a CDS encoding ABC transporter substrate-binding protein: protein MRIASWTVRGAAALVAVVLMLSLGVLVARGAGEPVKNPDTFVELQFGDVTSLDPDLAYDIYSAEPIWPNVYETLIIYSGSSIDKFSPMLATEVPSLENGLISKDGLTYTFPIRQGVQFHDGSTMTTDDVVYSFRRFLLQDQAGGPAWLLLSPLLGVDSTRDAQGKIQVTWDQVQKAVYAQGNTVVFHLKKPFAPFLTIMAAWGGVMPRKWAAAHNDWDGGATTWQKFNNPKNEDRYQFNHMDGTGPFMLQQWDPQTKEVILVRNTHYWRKPAALARVIIRSVSELATRRLQLQQGDADLIVASLNEQSQLRNLPNTVMQTKLPQIAVQTLQFNFKIDTDGNPDAGSGKLDGQGIPPDFFADIHVRRGFAYAFDYTQNLNSAYAGQGILPHGPIVQGLLGYDPSIPTYATSRDKAIAEFKEAMGGKAWDTGFKFTIPYTAGNAARQVGAEIVRDDVQALNPKFQIAFRPVPASTLNSLLFSHKGTMYFLGWFADYPDPHDFAQPFLASAGYFPVRGGYHSADADRLIDQAVSVTDPAQRKALYKQVSMIAYNDLPYLFLVQPTTYFTMRSWVHGWYYNPIFPGQYFYTLYKQ from the coding sequence ATGCGTATCGCGTCGTGGACCGTCCGCGGTGCGGCGGCGTTGGTCGCCGTCGTGTTGATGCTCTCGCTCGGCGTGCTCGTCGCCCGGGGTGCCGGTGAGCCGGTGAAGAATCCCGACACCTTCGTTGAACTGCAGTTCGGCGACGTCACGAGCCTCGATCCCGACCTCGCCTATGACATCTACTCCGCCGAACCGATCTGGCCAAACGTGTACGAGACGCTGATCATCTACAGCGGCTCGTCGATCGACAAGTTTTCGCCGATGCTCGCGACGGAAGTCCCGAGCCTGGAGAACGGCCTGATCAGCAAGGATGGGCTGACGTACACGTTCCCGATCCGCCAGGGCGTCCAGTTCCACGACGGCTCCACGATGACGACGGACGACGTCGTGTACTCGTTCCGGCGGTTCCTGCTGCAGGACCAAGCCGGCGGGCCCGCGTGGCTGCTGTTGAGCCCGCTCCTCGGCGTCGACAGCACGCGGGACGCCCAGGGCAAGATTCAGGTGACGTGGGACCAGGTCCAGAAGGCCGTGTACGCGCAGGGCAATACCGTCGTCTTCCATCTCAAGAAGCCGTTTGCGCCATTTCTGACGATCATGGCGGCCTGGGGCGGCGTGATGCCGCGCAAGTGGGCGGCGGCGCACAACGATTGGGACGGGGGCGCGACGACCTGGCAGAAGTTCAACAACCCGAAGAACGAGGACCGGTACCAATTCAACCACATGGACGGCACCGGGCCGTTCATGCTGCAGCAGTGGGATCCTCAGACCAAGGAAGTGATCCTGGTCCGCAACACCCACTACTGGCGCAAGCCGGCGGCGCTCGCCCGTGTCATCATCCGGTCGGTGTCGGAGCTGGCCACGCGGCGCCTGCAGCTGCAGCAGGGCGACGCGGACCTGATCGTGGCGTCCCTGAACGAACAGTCGCAGTTGCGAAACCTACCCAACACGGTGATGCAGACCAAGCTGCCCCAGATCGCGGTGCAGACGCTCCAGTTCAACTTCAAGATCGACACCGATGGCAACCCCGACGCGGGCAGCGGCAAACTCGACGGGCAGGGGATTCCACCGGACTTCTTCGCGGATATCCACGTCCGCCGGGGGTTCGCGTACGCGTTCGACTACACCCAGAACCTGAACAGCGCCTACGCCGGGCAGGGCATCCTGCCGCACGGCCCGATCGTGCAGGGGCTGCTCGGGTACGACCCGTCGATCCCCACCTACGCGACGAGCCGCGACAAGGCGATCGCCGAGTTCAAGGAGGCGATGGGCGGCAAGGCCTGGGACACCGGGTTCAAGTTCACGATCCCGTACACCGCCGGCAACGCCGCGCGGCAGGTCGGAGCCGAGATCGTGCGCGACGACGTGCAGGCCCTCAACCCCAAGTTCCAGATCGCCTTCCGCCCGGTGCCGGCGAGCACGCTCAACTCCCTGTTGTTCAGTCACAAGGGGACGATGTACTTCCTCGGGTGGTTCGCGGACTATCCCGATCCGCATGATTTCGCGCAGCCGTTCCTCGCCTCGGCCGGGTACTTCCCGGTCCGCGGCGGGTATCACAGTGCGGACGCCGACCGGCTGATCGATCAGGCGGTCAGCGTAACCGATCCGGCCCAGCGCAAGGCGCTGTACAAGCAGGTCTCGATGATCGCGTACAACGATCTTCCATACCTGTTCCTCGTGCAGCCGACCACGTATTTCACGATGCGTTCGTGGGTGCACGGGTGGTACTACAACCCGATCTTCCCCGGGCAGTACTTCTACACTCTCTACAAACAGTAG
- the rlmD gene encoding 23S rRNA (uracil(1939)-C(5))-methyltransferase RlmD: MPPPARARVRPPKALVPGAHVIVAFEQMGSDGTALGRVGGRVLAVPYAAPGEVATVEILKTARGSTRGRVVALRRPGEGVVPPLCPYFGQCGGCQWQHLNYVTQLEQKALLVAQALARPGLRTVEVEPAIGWGPPWGFRTRLEATAGPPDGAPVLGFYAWGETRVIDAQTCPVQHPANVALLGAVRDGWAALADGPPFRGVIGRVGAATGEVLLGLTVTEPLGAAARTAVVRALLDRVPGLVGILEVGVPRRGPVPAGRRPSLLWGRTRVREEVAGVRYGVPLLAEFPANARALPGVIELILTALDASGSDTVIEIGAGIGAYTLHLALAAGRAVGVTSGPLVDAARANVRDNRIENCTFYTRDAARAVQKAARATPVRLAFLRPDGTGLTPGVVPALRRAGVERIVYLGRSLRCLGGDADVLQAAGYRIVRARPVDTSPHTSHVNVLLVAEAG; the protein is encoded by the coding sequence ATGCCGCCGCCGGCGCGAGCGCGTGTCCGTCCGCCGAAGGCCCTGGTACCCGGCGCCCACGTGATCGTGGCGTTTGAGCAGATGGGATCGGACGGCACGGCCCTCGGCCGCGTCGGCGGCCGGGTCCTGGCCGTGCCCTATGCGGCGCCCGGCGAAGTCGCCACAGTGGAGATTCTCAAGACCGCCCGCGGGTCGACGCGCGGCCGGGTGGTGGCGCTCCGGCGGCCGGGCGAGGGGGTAGTGCCGCCGCTGTGCCCATACTTTGGGCAGTGCGGCGGCTGCCAGTGGCAGCACCTGAACTACGTCACGCAGCTCGAGCAAAAGGCTCTGCTGGTGGCCCAGGCGCTCGCGCGTCCCGGCCTTCGGACCGTCGAGGTGGAGCCGGCGATCGGATGGGGTCCCCCGTGGGGGTTCCGGACTCGGCTTGAAGCGACCGCCGGTCCGCCCGACGGAGCGCCGGTGCTGGGGTTCTACGCCTGGGGCGAGACCCGCGTGATCGACGCCCAGACCTGCCCGGTCCAGCACCCGGCGAATGTCGCGCTCCTCGGGGCGGTCCGCGACGGGTGGGCGGCGCTCGCGGACGGCCCGCCGTTCCGCGGCGTGATCGGTCGCGTCGGCGCGGCAACCGGCGAGGTGCTGCTCGGGCTCACCGTCACCGAACCTCTCGGTGCGGCGGCGCGCACGGCGGTCGTGCGTGCGCTTCTCGACCGTGTCCCTGGGCTCGTCGGGATCCTCGAGGTCGGCGTCCCGCGACGTGGTCCCGTGCCGGCCGGGCGGCGACCGTCGCTTCTCTGGGGGCGGACCCGCGTGCGGGAAGAGGTCGCCGGGGTGCGCTATGGCGTCCCGCTGCTCGCGGAGTTCCCGGCGAACGCACGGGCGCTGCCTGGTGTGATCGAGCTGATCCTGACCGCGCTGGACGCGTCCGGGTCCGATACGGTGATCGAGATCGGTGCCGGGATCGGCGCGTACACGCTGCATCTCGCGCTTGCCGCCGGCCGCGCCGTGGGCGTCACGAGCGGCCCGTTGGTCGACGCCGCCCGCGCCAACGTCCGCGACAACCGGATCGAGAACTGCACCTTCTACACCCGCGACGCGGCGCGGGCGGTGCAGAAGGCCGCGCGGGCGACGCCCGTGCGCCTCGCGTTCCTGCGCCCGGACGGGACGGGGCTCACGCCGGGGGTCGTGCCGGCCCTCCGTCGTGCCGGGGTCGAACGGATCGTGTACCTGGGGCGGTCGCTGCGGTGTCTCGGAGGAGACGCGGACGTCCTGCAGGCGGCTGGGTACCGGATCGTGCGAGCCCGACCGGTGGACACGAGTCCGCACACGAGTCACGTGAACGTCCTCCTGGTTGCCGAGGCAGGGTAG
- a CDS encoding ABC transporter permease — MSAVRTTSPPLVAPGAAPAPRVQQTTWQRTVRRFRQNPLSMLGLCIVVFFGVVALLAPLLAHPTERNPYMIPHEGYSSDPHPPGPGHPFGTTEEQFDLYYGAVWGTRSALLVALTVVAIGIGVSLVLGSLSGYYGGWMDELVMRVTDIFLAFPGLILAVVIVAVLGQSVRNAMIAIAAVQWPTYTRLLRAEFLRVRDMEFVQAARALGDRDLVIIGRHVIPNTIYPILILASLDMGQIVITFAALSFLGLGAPPGYADWGQLINLSHNWILGTAGDPFQFWYTLAVPGTAIFLFVLGWNLLGDAFRDIFDPRQQGSR; from the coding sequence ATGAGCGCGGTGCGCACGACCTCGCCACCGCTCGTGGCGCCGGGCGCGGCGCCCGCGCCGCGCGTGCAGCAGACGACGTGGCAGCGCACGGTGCGTCGGTTCCGCCAGAACCCGCTGTCGATGCTCGGTCTGTGCATCGTCGTGTTCTTCGGCGTGGTGGCGCTGCTCGCGCCGCTGCTCGCGCATCCCACCGAGCGGAACCCCTACATGATTCCCCACGAGGGGTACTCGAGCGATCCCCACCCGCCCGGGCCGGGCCACCCATTTGGGACTACCGAGGAGCAGTTCGATCTCTACTACGGCGCCGTGTGGGGCACGAGGAGCGCGCTCCTCGTCGCGCTGACCGTCGTGGCGATCGGGATAGGCGTGTCGCTCGTCCTCGGGAGCCTGAGCGGATACTATGGCGGATGGATGGACGAGCTGGTCATGCGCGTGACCGATATTTTCCTCGCGTTCCCGGGCCTGATCCTGGCGGTCGTGATCGTGGCGGTCCTCGGGCAGAGCGTGCGCAACGCCATGATCGCCATCGCCGCGGTGCAGTGGCCCACGTACACGCGTCTCCTGCGGGCGGAGTTTCTCCGCGTGCGGGACATGGAGTTCGTGCAGGCGGCCCGGGCGCTCGGCGATCGCGATTTGGTCATCATCGGCCGGCACGTGATTCCGAACACGATCTACCCGATCCTGATCCTCGCGTCGCTGGACATGGGGCAGATCGTGATCACCTTCGCGGCGCTGTCGTTCCTCGGGCTTGGCGCCCCGCCGGGGTACGCGGACTGGGGACAGCTCATCAACCTGTCGCACAACTGGATCCTGGGCACCGCCGGTGACCCGTTCCAGTTCTGGTACACGCTCGCCGTGCCCGGGACGGCGATCTTCCTGTTCGTCCTGGGATGGAACCTGCTCGGGGACGCGTTCCGGGACATCTTCGACCCGCGCCAGCAAGGGAGCCGCTAG
- the gatA gene encoding Asp-tRNA(Asn)/Glu-tRNA(Gln) amidotransferase subunit GatA produces MRPTEVVRAVLDRIDAVEPRIHAYLYLDADAALRDAARWDAAAGREDAPALAGVPVALKDNLCTRGVPTTAGSRILEGFRPPYDATVVTRLREAGAIVLGKTNCDEFAMGSSTENSAFGPTRNPWDPARVPGGSSGGSAAAVAAGEATLALGSDTGGSIREPGAFCGVVGLKPTYGRVSRYGLIAFASSLDQIGPFARDARDAALLLREIAGRDPADATSADVEVPDYPALLTGRVRGLRLGVVREFLEDGVDAGVANAVRDAIRTLEGLGARRVDVSLPHAPYALPAYYIVAPAEASSNLARYAGVLYGRRTDRADDLIGMYARTRDEGFGAEVKRRIMLGTYALSAGYYDAFYLRAQRVREVIRREMEDALAAVDILVGPVAPTTAFPLGERVEDPLQMYLADVFTVPLNLAGLPGASVPCGVVGGLPVGLQIAGRRFDEATVLNVAHALEQAIGTHAFRPPLAAAEGRRTRA; encoded by the coding sequence ATGCGCCCGACCGAGGTCGTCCGGGCGGTGCTCGACCGGATCGACGCGGTGGAGCCGCGGATCCACGCGTATCTGTATCTCGACGCCGACGCCGCGCTCCGCGACGCCGCGCGGTGGGATGCGGCCGCCGGGCGAGAGGACGCGCCGGCGCTCGCGGGCGTGCCCGTCGCGCTTAAGGACAACCTCTGTACGCGCGGCGTGCCGACGACGGCGGGCTCGCGTATCCTCGAGGGATTTCGGCCGCCGTACGACGCGACCGTGGTCACGCGCCTGCGTGAGGCGGGGGCGATCGTGCTGGGCAAGACGAACTGCGACGAGTTTGCGATGGGGAGCAGCACTGAGAACTCCGCGTTCGGTCCCACGCGGAACCCCTGGGATCCGGCCCGGGTCCCCGGGGGCAGCAGCGGTGGGTCGGCGGCGGCGGTGGCCGCCGGTGAGGCGACGCTCGCGCTCGGCAGCGACACTGGCGGCAGCATCCGCGAGCCGGGCGCGTTCTGCGGTGTCGTCGGTCTCAAGCCGACGTACGGGCGCGTCTCCCGGTACGGACTCATCGCGTTCGCGTCCTCGCTCGACCAGATCGGGCCGTTCGCGCGCGATGCGCGCGACGCCGCGCTGCTGCTGCGCGAGATCGCCGGGCGCGATCCGGCCGACGCGACGTCGGCCGACGTCGAGGTGCCCGACTATCCCGCGCTGCTGACGGGGCGCGTGCGCGGACTCCGCCTCGGCGTGGTGCGCGAGTTCCTGGAGGACGGCGTGGATGCCGGGGTCGCGAACGCGGTCCGGGACGCGATCCGAACGCTCGAGGGGCTCGGGGCCCGGCGCGTAGACGTGTCGCTGCCGCACGCGCCCTACGCGTTGCCCGCATACTACATCGTTGCGCCGGCGGAGGCGAGCAGCAACCTGGCCCGGTACGCGGGGGTGCTGTACGGCCGCCGCACCGACCGCGCCGACGATCTGATCGGCATGTACGCACGGACGCGCGATGAGGGGTTTGGCGCGGAGGTGAAGCGGCGTATCATGCTGGGGACGTATGCGCTCTCCGCTGGCTACTACGACGCGTTCTACCTGCGGGCGCAGCGTGTCCGCGAGGTGATCCGGCGCGAGATGGAGGATGCGCTCGCCGCGGTCGACATCCTCGTCGGGCCGGTGGCGCCGACGACCGCGTTTCCGCTCGGCGAGCGCGTCGAGGACCCGCTCCAGATGTACCTCGCCGACGTGTTCACCGTTCCGCTCAACCTGGCGGGGCTCCCGGGCGCCTCGGTGCCGTGCGGGGTCGTTGGGGGGCTCCCCGTGGGACTCCAGATTGCGGGCCGGCGGTTTGACGAAGCCACGGTGCTCAACGTCGCGCACGCGCTCGAGCAGGCGATTGGGACGCACGCCTTCCGGCCGCCGCTCGCAGCGGCCGAGGGCCGGCGCACCCGCGCATGA
- a CDS encoding ABC transporter permease, with protein MSTFIARRLLLLPFVAVGVTLLIFSLTQLLTPAMRASLYITDPKQLNALPDIIRKYHLDQPVYVQYWEWLRQVLHGDLGWSETAREPVAIAIAGYFPATFELALYSFACILTLGIWLGTLSAVRKDQLVDHISRFTSISGASLPTFVWGLLLLMIFYGHFGWFPPGRLGLQADLFVRSSRFHPYTGLMTVDTLLNGQWWLFWDALRHLVLPVATLTYFLTAVLVRITRSSMLETLRADYVRTAEAKGLNQSVVIDKHARRNALIPVITLAGLLFVGLLSGVVITETVFNWPGIGRWGVAASQQLDIPAVTGFALAFAGMLVLGNLCADVLYAVVDPRIRLK; from the coding sequence ATGAGCACGTTCATCGCGCGCCGGCTGTTGTTGCTCCCGTTCGTGGCCGTCGGGGTGACACTGCTCATTTTTTCGCTAACGCAGCTGCTCACGCCGGCGATGCGGGCGAGCCTCTACATCACCGACCCCAAGCAGTTGAACGCGCTGCCCGACATCATCCGCAAGTATCATCTGGACCAGCCCGTGTACGTCCAGTACTGGGAGTGGCTGCGCCAGGTCTTGCACGGCGATCTCGGGTGGTCCGAGACGGCACGGGAGCCGGTGGCCATCGCGATCGCAGGGTACTTCCCGGCGACGTTCGAACTTGCGCTCTACTCCTTCGCGTGCATCCTCACGCTCGGGATCTGGCTCGGCACCCTCTCAGCGGTCCGCAAGGACCAGCTCGTCGATCACATCAGCCGGTTCACGTCGATCAGCGGCGCATCGCTGCCGACGTTCGTGTGGGGCCTCCTGCTGCTGATGATCTTCTACGGGCACTTCGGCTGGTTCCCGCCCGGGCGGCTCGGGCTTCAGGCGGACCTGTTCGTCCGCAGCAGCCGGTTTCACCCGTACACCGGTCTCATGACGGTGGACACACTCCTTAACGGGCAGTGGTGGCTGTTCTGGGACGCGCTCCGCCACTTGGTGCTCCCGGTGGCAACGCTCACCTACTTCCTGACGGCCGTGCTCGTGCGGATCACGCGGTCGTCCATGCTCGAGACGCTGCGCGCCGACTACGTCCGGACCGCCGAGGCCAAAGGACTGAACCAGTCGGTGGTGATCGATAAGCATGCGCGCCGCAACGCCCTGATCCCGGTGATCACCCTTGCGGGCTTGCTGTTCGTGGGCCTGCTCTCCGGCGTCGTGATCACGGAGACCGTGTTCAACTGGCCGGGGATCGGGCGGTGGGGAGTGGCGGCGAGCCAGCAGCTCGACATTCCCGCGGTCACGGGGTTCGCGCTCGCGTTCGCCGGGATGCTCGTGCTCGGGAACCTGTGCGCAGACGTGCTCTATGCCGTGGTCGATCCGAGGATTCGCCTCAAATGA
- the gatB gene encoding Asp-tRNA(Asn)/Glu-tRNA(Gln) amidotransferase subunit GatB, translating to MNATRAPAAYETVIGLEVHVQLNTASKMFCGCAVTFGAPPNTLTCPVCLGLPGSLPVLNRQAVEFGVRTALVLGCTIHPESRFHRKNYYYPDIPKNYQISQYQYTGHPPLATAGALVLDLAGEVRRVGIRRVHLEEDTGRLVHAEGRSLVDYNRSGTPLMEVVSDPDLRSPEEARAFLTRLRAVLQYAGVTTGRMEEGTLRCDANLSLRAPGAPHGIRTEVKNMNSLRAVERALRVEEARQRALLERGEAVVQETRHWDEDRGITFASREKEEAQDYRYFPEPDLLPVRVDESSVERVRADLPELPDARRRRYIETYGLPEHDAGLLTETRPMAEFFEETVRRFPHPKTVGNWLVGDVAAYLNAAGLEIEQAQIGPGALAELLALIERGTLSGRSAKEVLEEMLRTGRAADEIVRDRGLVQISDEAEIVRLVDAAIADNPGPVGDVRAGKDRAVAFLVGQVMKKTRGRANPEMVNRLLRERIGAG from the coding sequence ATGAACGCGACCCGCGCCCCGGCGGCGTACGAGACGGTCATCGGGCTGGAGGTGCACGTTCAGCTCAACACGGCCAGCAAGATGTTCTGCGGGTGCGCGGTTACATTCGGGGCACCACCCAACACCCTGACGTGCCCGGTCTGTCTCGGTCTCCCCGGGTCCCTGCCCGTGCTCAACCGGCAGGCCGTGGAGTTCGGGGTGCGCACGGCTCTCGTGCTCGGGTGCACGATCCACCCCGAGAGCCGGTTCCACCGCAAGAACTACTACTATCCGGACATCCCCAAGAACTACCAGATTTCCCAATATCAGTACACCGGGCATCCGCCGCTGGCGACCGCCGGAGCGCTGGTGTTGGATCTGGCCGGGGAGGTGCGTCGCGTCGGCATCCGCCGCGTGCACCTTGAGGAGGACACCGGCAGGCTCGTTCACGCGGAGGGACGCAGCCTCGTCGATTACAATCGGAGCGGCACGCCCCTCATGGAGGTCGTGTCCGACCCCGACCTGCGATCGCCGGAGGAAGCGCGCGCGTTTCTCACCCGGCTGCGTGCGGTGCTCCAGTACGCCGGTGTGACGACGGGGCGCATGGAGGAAGGCACCCTGCGCTGTGACGCGAACCTGTCGCTGCGCGCCCCGGGCGCGCCGCACGGGATCCGGACCGAGGTGAAGAACATGAACTCGCTGCGCGCGGTCGAGCGGGCCCTGCGCGTCGAGGAAGCGCGCCAGCGCGCGTTGCTCGAGCGGGGCGAGGCCGTCGTGCAGGAAACGCGTCACTGGGACGAGGACCGTGGGATCACGTTTGCCTCGCGGGAGAAGGAGGAGGCGCAGGACTACCGGTACTTCCCGGAACCCGACCTGCTGCCGGTGCGCGTGGACGAGTCGTCGGTCGAGCGTGTGCGCGCGGACCTCCCGGAACTCCCCGACGCGCGCCGCCGCCGGTACATCGAGACGTACGGGCTGCCGGAGCACGACGCGGGGCTGCTCACCGAGACCCGCCCGATGGCCGAATTCTTCGAGGAGACGGTGCGCCGCTTTCCGCATCCGAAAACAGTCGGCAACTGGCTCGTCGGCGACGTTGCGGCCTACCTGAATGCGGCCGGTCTCGAGATCGAGCAGGCACAGATCGGCCCGGGCGCGCTCGCGGAGCTGCTCGCGCTGATCGAGCGTGGGACGCTCAGCGGGCGATCCGCGAAAGAGGTGCTCGAGGAGATGCTCCGGACCGGCCGCGCGGCGGACGAGATCGTCCGCGACCGCGGGCTGGTGCAGATCAGCGACGAAGCGGAGATCGTGCGCCTCGTAGACGCGGCGATCGCCGACAACCCCGGCCCCGTCGGAGACGTCCGGGCGGGCAAGGATCGGGCCGTCGCGTTTCTCGTCGGCCAGGTGATGAAGAAGACCCGGGGCCGGGCCAATCCCGAGATGGTCAACCGGCTGCTGCGGGAACGGATCGGTGCGGGATAG
- the gatC gene encoding Asp-tRNA(Asn)/Glu-tRNA(Gln) amidotransferase subunit GatC, whose product MSDDRSPAPTIDDATVAHVARLSRLELTPEERRLFRAQLGGILESFQRLTELDLGDTPAAGQGDPAVGALRDDRAVPSLPREQALANAPAVEDGYVVVPPVIEGAEDAGTP is encoded by the coding sequence GTGTCCGACGACCGGTCGCCTGCACCGACGATCGACGATGCCACCGTGGCGCACGTGGCCCGGTTGAGCCGGCTTGAGCTCACGCCCGAAGAGCGCCGTCTGTTCCGCGCGCAACTCGGCGGCATCCTCGAGTCGTTCCAGCGGCTCACCGAGCTCGATCTCGGGGACACACCCGCGGCGGGCCAGGGGGATCCTGCGGTCGGCGCGCTGCGCGACGACCGGGCCGTGCCGTCGCTGCCCCGGGAGCAGGCGCTCGCAAACGCGCCGGCCGTCGAAGACGGCTACGTCGTCGTCCCGCCCGTGATCGAGGGCGCGGAGGACGCCGGCACCCCATGA